A single region of the Gemmatimonadaceae bacterium genome encodes:
- a CDS encoding glycosyltransferase family 2 protein, with translation MKPADTSSWSDADLDTTRWSVVIPSFNHADDAVNCLASLREAHSRPERVILVDDASTDDAVTTIADWVAQSGESHAVVEPGELETREGARAWLTIVASKTNSGFAASCNIGLRFVRDHTDAPFALLLNNDAAVAPSYFPDMAAGIRTVHNVGLATGTIYEWDRRTVWYAGGRFNPLRAVAEHFLAVPTDGQPRSTGFICGCTMLISRAVLERVGLLPELYSPCYCEDADYSLKVAASGFELLYVPDAKAFHRVSSSLGREIRSPQVIYWFNRNRGYAMRRNYSGWRRAGGIAYLALTKPARALWEVLRGRPRSGSAFIRGTLAGLFDPVANDDSKSEARARG, from the coding sequence GAAACCGGCCGACACTTCCTCGTGGAGCGACGCTGATCTCGACACGACGCGGTGGTCAGTCGTAATTCCCAGCTTCAACCACGCTGACGATGCGGTCAACTGCCTGGCGTCGCTGCGTGAAGCTCATTCACGACCGGAGCGAGTGATTCTCGTCGATGATGCGTCGACCGACGACGCAGTCACGACAATCGCCGATTGGGTGGCGCAATCCGGGGAATCGCATGCGGTCGTCGAGCCTGGCGAGCTCGAAACACGCGAAGGGGCCAGAGCGTGGCTCACGATTGTCGCCTCCAAAACGAACTCCGGTTTCGCGGCGTCGTGCAATATCGGCCTGCGCTTCGTTCGCGATCACACCGACGCGCCTTTTGCCCTGTTGCTGAACAACGACGCTGCAGTCGCGCCATCGTATTTCCCTGACATGGCTGCGGGAATTCGGACGGTTCACAATGTCGGCCTTGCGACCGGAACGATCTACGAATGGGATCGACGCACCGTATGGTACGCCGGCGGACGATTCAATCCGTTGAGAGCGGTGGCCGAACATTTTCTCGCTGTTCCGACCGACGGTCAGCCGCGCAGCACAGGGTTCATCTGCGGCTGCACGATGCTGATTTCACGAGCTGTGCTCGAGAGGGTCGGCCTGCTGCCGGAGCTATATAGCCCGTGCTACTGCGAGGATGCGGATTATTCTCTGAAAGTCGCAGCGTCGGGCTTCGAGCTGCTGTACGTCCCGGACGCAAAAGCATTTCATCGCGTCAGCAGCAGCCTTGGACGCGAGATCCGCTCGCCGCAGGTGATTTACTGGTTCAATAGAAACCGCGGGTACGCGATGCGCCGGAACTACAGTGGCTGGCGACGCGCCGGCGGCATCGCGTATCTCGCGCTGACGAAGCCCGCCCGCGCGCTGTGGGAAGTCCTGCGCGGCCGACCACGAAGTGGCTCAGCATTCATCCGCGGCACTCTGGCTGGACTGTTCGACCCAGTCGCAAACGACGATTCTAAAAGCGAAGCCCGGGCGAGAGGGTGA
- a CDS encoding capsule assembly Wzi family protein has product MNAGIKRFAFIMVSAFPIFRLGAQTETQDTVARHVDTVVTPTAAAPLVWLVESYPLMRARLNELNGTAPAFPILRSTSSLFWSGNDPSDGVRAIAPQLQLVTNSAIPYSRNDGGLWAGKGPSTRVSGGVAIKRGFLRIVIAPEILTTANDSFPPRAENIIPSPAIPPNRSSFSFPWYANGPYSLDMPLRFGDKSRAQLRPGQSSILADFGPVSFGFSTENEWWGPGIDNALVLSNNAPGFPHLLLRSSHPLQTLAGNVEFRWLTGGLTQSGFFSTATSNTGRSISAAVVSIRPRGLENLSIGLARSVIGTSTGWNEIALRWLEVLHSTGQPNAGAPYDSTLYPGGRDQLYSMFARWVMPASGAEIYGEWGRLDFPRNLGDLVVQPNRGLAYTLGLQWTRQAFTPTGRFHLRMENTSLEQSLAQRNRFAGVWYTSRRVLQGFTNEGEVLGAAVGPGSSGQAIEVNYLSKRGYFGLEFGRTRYNEDVHQASPMLDYLRWCSHDVALQWGMQGGFSAPIGTVSIQALFQNRLNAWFQSGHGCPRSQAMVDIRNTNVTITLSPGLRF; this is encoded by the coding sequence ATGAACGCTGGAATCAAGCGGTTCGCATTTATCATGGTGTCGGCGTTTCCTATCTTTCGACTCGGCGCGCAGACGGAAACACAGGACACTGTCGCACGACACGTCGATACAGTGGTCACGCCGACAGCAGCTGCACCGCTCGTCTGGTTGGTCGAGAGCTATCCACTGATGCGTGCGCGTCTCAACGAGCTCAATGGAACGGCGCCGGCGTTTCCAATCCTCAGGTCGACGAGCTCCTTGTTCTGGTCCGGGAACGATCCTTCCGATGGCGTTCGCGCAATTGCTCCGCAGCTGCAGCTCGTCACGAACTCGGCGATCCCTTATTCACGAAACGACGGCGGCTTGTGGGCCGGGAAGGGTCCGAGCACGCGCGTCAGTGGAGGCGTGGCTATTAAGCGCGGCTTCTTGCGCATTGTCATCGCGCCAGAGATTCTCACCACCGCTAACGACTCATTTCCGCCGCGCGCTGAGAATATTATCCCATCGCCCGCGATCCCGCCGAACCGCAGCAGCTTCTCATTTCCATGGTACGCGAACGGCCCGTACTCGCTCGACATGCCGCTTCGTTTTGGTGACAAGTCGCGAGCGCAGCTTCGCCCCGGACAGTCGTCCATCCTCGCCGATTTTGGTCCGGTTTCGTTCGGCTTCAGCACGGAGAACGAATGGTGGGGACCGGGCATCGACAACGCTCTCGTGCTTAGCAACAACGCGCCAGGGTTTCCCCATCTATTGCTTAGAAGCTCACACCCGTTGCAGACACTCGCCGGCAATGTCGAGTTCCGCTGGCTGACGGGCGGTCTCACCCAATCTGGGTTTTTTTCCACCGCCACTAGCAACACCGGCCGATCCATATCGGCCGCGGTTGTGTCGATCCGTCCGCGCGGGCTTGAGAACCTTTCGATCGGACTGGCGCGCAGCGTCATCGGAACGTCAACCGGCTGGAATGAGATTGCGCTGCGCTGGCTGGAGGTTCTTCATAGCACCGGGCAGCCTAACGCGGGCGCGCCATACGATTCCACGCTCTATCCTGGTGGGCGCGATCAGCTTTACTCCATGTTCGCTCGCTGGGTGATGCCGGCATCCGGGGCAGAGATTTATGGGGAGTGGGGGAGGCTCGACTTTCCGAGAAACCTGGGCGATCTGGTCGTGCAACCCAACCGTGGCCTGGCCTACACACTCGGTCTACAATGGACTCGACAGGCGTTCACTCCTACTGGCCGATTTCATCTCCGCATGGAAAACACTTCACTAGAGCAGAGCCTGGCGCAACGCAATCGATTCGCCGGGGTGTGGTACACCAGCCGGCGCGTGCTCCAGGGGTTTACGAACGAAGGCGAGGTGCTGGGAGCGGCCGTGGGCCCGGGTTCCTCGGGCCAGGCAATCGAGGTCAACTACTTGTCAAAGAGGGGTTACTTCGGCCTCGAGTTTGGGCGCACGAGGTACAATGAAGACGTTCACCAGGCGTCACCGATGCTGGATTACCTGCGTTGGTGCTCCCATGACGTCGCGCTTCAGTGGGGCATGCAAGGCGGCTTCAGCGCGCCGATAGGGACCGTGTCGATACAAGCCCTGTTTCAAAACCGGCTCAATGCCTGGTTTCAGAGCGGTCACGGTTGTCCTCGCAGCCAGGCGATGGTCGATATCAGGAACACCAACGTCACCATCACCCTCTCGCCCGGGCTTCGCTTTTAG
- a CDS encoding WecB/TagA/CpsF family glycosyltransferase, whose translation MSLEGMLRFVKASLGSRTAKTVFYANSYAVKLAESDAAFAAAMGKADAIFCDGFGVYVASRVLGGAIPERFAWPDWIERLGAVCRDNGASMFFLGAKDGVAAEAARKLESAIPGLRVSSHHGHFQKDDLSSREVIDRVNLSGAGVLLVGFGMPLQEAWITQHRERLNPTIVFSVGAMFDYVAGNAVRGPRWLTQHGFEWLTRLVVEPRRLWRRYLLGLPEFALLVGRQWMNTRPNVRMEK comes from the coding sequence ATGTCCCTGGAAGGAATGCTGCGCTTCGTGAAAGCCTCGCTCGGCTCCCGCACCGCAAAAACCGTCTTCTACGCAAACTCTTACGCTGTGAAGCTTGCCGAGTCGGATGCTGCTTTTGCCGCTGCGATGGGCAAGGCCGACGCGATTTTCTGCGATGGCTTCGGTGTGTACGTGGCGTCGCGCGTGTTGGGGGGCGCGATCCCCGAGCGATTCGCCTGGCCTGACTGGATCGAGCGCCTCGGAGCCGTCTGTCGCGACAACGGAGCTTCGATGTTTTTTCTTGGGGCAAAGGATGGCGTAGCGGCGGAGGCTGCGCGGAAGCTCGAGTCGGCGATACCAGGGCTGCGGGTCAGCTCGCATCACGGACACTTTCAAAAAGACGATTTGTCATCGCGCGAGGTGATTGACCGCGTGAACCTAAGTGGCGCTGGCGTGCTTCTCGTGGGGTTCGGCATGCCGCTTCAGGAGGCCTGGATCACACAGCACCGCGAGAGGCTTAACCCGACAATCGTTTTCTCCGTCGGGGCAATGTTTGACTATGTGGCGGGCAACGCAGTGCGCGGCCCACGATGGCTCACGCAACACGGATTCGAGTGGCTGACAAGACTCGTGGTTGAGCCGCGCCGTCTTTGGAGACGATACCTGCTCGGCCTTCCGGAATTCGCGCTGTTGGTCGGCCGTCAATGGATGAATACACGCCCGAACGTTCGCATGGAAAAGTGA
- a CDS encoding capsule assembly Wzi family protein has translation MHEVFVGTEIESYLRYFDLSDTSSTQGWSIRPMSPAQVRALARALGGHPWEARLSRFAASSSPFEFRFLSPNGSLRFNSQFPYGSNDGAIWAGRGFTMAAQGGLYARMGPLSLTLLPTVFRAQNSAFLLAPSTLPCGCGQPIHGIGVDRPQRFGTAAYQRLDPGQSSVRIDALGLSAGISTANEGWGPSVEYPFLVGNNAAGFPHLFFGSSRPIPIFVGRAHLKVIYGRLDQSHYSPVTGPKFYASRLEPGRLRFASGVVATFQPRGFDGLEIGGSRFLHSIWPRSGIPSSYLTKPLQAFLKVNQPGIDLQLVSTDNQLASLFAKWTFRKSGLEVYAEYGREDNSHDLRDFVQEPDHQRAYSLGLAKVFGKRSSQFNVFRVEAMNFQMPPLATTGRGEGSIYFHSPMRQGHTNRGQLLGADIGVAAAAASTVRWDHYSNGGRWAVFWRRNVRLETSDSTLTAASVPQISDVLHAFGYERLKFTRRFDITTSFTFMRDLSRDLSNSRSNLNAAVAIALPR, from the coding sequence ATGCATGAAGTGTTCGTCGGCACGGAAATCGAGAGCTATCTCCGCTACTTCGATCTGTCGGACACCTCGAGCACACAGGGCTGGTCAATCCGGCCGATGTCCCCCGCACAGGTCAGGGCGCTCGCGCGAGCGCTCGGCGGGCATCCTTGGGAAGCGCGCTTGTCGCGGTTCGCGGCTTCATCCTCACCATTTGAATTCCGCTTCCTGTCGCCAAACGGCAGCCTGCGCTTCAACAGCCAATTTCCATACGGGTCTAACGATGGCGCCATTTGGGCAGGCCGCGGCTTCACAATGGCCGCGCAGGGCGGATTGTACGCGCGGATGGGACCGCTATCACTCACATTGTTGCCAACTGTTTTTCGAGCGCAGAACTCTGCATTCCTGCTAGCTCCTTCCACTCTCCCTTGCGGATGCGGCCAACCGATTCACGGCATCGGTGTCGACAGGCCGCAACGGTTCGGTACAGCCGCCTATCAGCGGCTCGACCCTGGGCAGAGTTCCGTTCGCATCGATGCACTCGGCTTGAGCGCGGGTATTTCGACCGCGAATGAAGGATGGGGTCCGTCGGTCGAGTACCCATTTCTAGTCGGCAATAACGCGGCGGGTTTCCCGCACCTCTTCTTCGGAAGCTCGCGACCCATTCCGATTTTCGTCGGACGAGCGCACCTGAAGGTGATTTATGGTCGCCTTGACCAGTCGCACTACTCTCCGGTAACCGGCCCCAAGTTCTACGCCTCCCGCCTCGAACCTGGTCGGCTTCGGTTCGCAAGCGGTGTTGTGGCCACCTTCCAACCGCGCGGGTTCGACGGGCTCGAGATTGGCGGCTCTCGATTCCTTCATTCGATCTGGCCGCGCAGCGGGATCCCATCTTCTTACCTCACGAAACCTCTCCAAGCCTTTCTCAAGGTCAATCAGCCCGGCATCGATCTGCAGCTTGTTTCCACCGACAATCAACTCGCCTCATTGTTCGCCAAATGGACGTTCAGGAAATCTGGACTGGAGGTATACGCGGAGTACGGCCGGGAGGATAACAGCCACGATCTGCGCGACTTCGTGCAGGAGCCCGATCACCAGCGCGCGTACTCGCTTGGCCTTGCCAAGGTATTCGGCAAGCGCTCGTCCCAGTTCAATGTGTTTCGTGTGGAAGCGATGAACTTCCAGATGCCACCGTTGGCGACGACGGGTCGAGGCGAAGGCAGCATCTACTTTCATTCTCCGATGCGGCAAGGTCATACGAATCGTGGCCAGCTGCTTGGCGCCGACATCGGAGTCGCGGCCGCGGCGGCGTCGACCGTCAGGTGGGATCATTATTCCAATGGAGGGCGATGGGCGGTTTTCTGGCGGCGCAACGTTCGCCTGGAAACCAGCGATAGTACGCTGACAGCCGCATCGGTTCCTCAGATCTCCGACGTCCTACACGCATTTGGATACGAGCGCCTCAAATTCACGCGGCGATTCGACATCACGACTTCGTTCACGTTCATGCGGGATTTAAGCAGGGACCTGTCCAACAGTCGCTCCAATCTTAATGCAGCGGTTGCGATAGCGTTGCCAAGATAA
- a CDS encoding glycosyltransferase family 4 protein — MRILQVARQFHPKIGGIESCVLNLSRGLIERGHHVEVVTLDRDLKNGRLLDSSARIDSIPVHRISYLGSRRYPIAPSWLRFTDDFDVVHIHAIDFFVDSAALGKSLGLQRKPFVVTTHGGIFHTPAWLPLKRLYWRHVLSRSLGAADAVVADCDNDASLFRSIVPPHKLVTIPNGIDSLFAETQAARVRGRIVCVGRVTEGKAIDKIIQLLPKVANEFPDLELVIAGPDENGATERLLRTAAAVGLQSKVRTVGELPLPELAQLVASAHLLVSAAPHEGFGITTVEALSAGVPVLVTRTGIHDEIVQPGVNGWFWSGLPDETAAATLRKALLLPDARLDEMRLAARNSATPFDWKLTTEKYERVFESAHRKTLG, encoded by the coding sequence ATGCGGATACTGCAGGTCGCACGGCAGTTCCACCCTAAAATCGGAGGAATAGAAAGCTGTGTCCTGAACCTCAGTCGAGGACTGATTGAGCGTGGACATCACGTGGAAGTCGTGACGCTCGATCGCGATCTGAAAAACGGACGACTGCTGGATTCGTCCGCGCGCATAGACTCGATTCCCGTCCATCGCATTTCCTACCTCGGTTCCCGCCGATATCCAATCGCTCCGTCCTGGCTTCGGTTCACCGATGATTTCGACGTTGTTCACATTCACGCAATCGATTTCTTCGTCGATTCGGCAGCGCTCGGAAAATCACTGGGCCTTCAGCGAAAGCCGTTCGTCGTCACCACTCACGGAGGAATCTTTCACACACCTGCCTGGCTCCCGCTCAAGCGACTCTATTGGCGACACGTTCTCAGTCGGAGCCTGGGTGCCGCCGACGCGGTTGTTGCCGACTGCGACAATGACGCATCCCTTTTCCGCTCGATCGTTCCTCCGCACAAGCTCGTAACCATTCCCAACGGGATCGACTCCTTGTTCGCGGAAACCCAGGCTGCCAGAGTGCGTGGTAGGATTGTCTGCGTTGGCCGCGTTACTGAAGGGAAGGCGATCGACAAGATCATTCAGCTGCTGCCGAAAGTCGCGAACGAATTCCCTGACCTCGAGCTCGTGATCGCTGGCCCGGACGAGAATGGGGCGACCGAGCGTCTTCTTCGAACGGCTGCCGCGGTCGGATTGCAGTCGAAAGTCCGGACCGTCGGTGAGCTTCCGCTACCCGAATTGGCGCAGCTCGTTGCCAGCGCTCACCTTCTCGTCTCGGCCGCGCCGCATGAGGGTTTTGGAATAACTACCGTGGAAGCCCTCAGCGCCGGCGTGCCGGTTCTCGTCACCCGTACGGGAATTCATGATGAAATCGTGCAGCCGGGCGTGAATGGGTGGTTCTGGTCCGGGCTTCCCGATGAGACCGCCGCCGCTACTCTGCGCAAGGCCTTATTATTGCCAGACGCGCGTCTCGACGAGATGCGGCTCGCGGCGCGAAACAGTGCCACCCCATTCGACTGGAAGCTGACCACTGAAAAGTACGAGCGTGTCTTCGAGAGTGCGCATCGGAAAACTCTGGGTTGA